GTCACTGACTGTCCCTGGGGCAGCAGATCCCTGACTGAAGGACACTCAAGGCAGTAGTGCTGGAGGTGGTTGGCGTTGGGAAGGCCACACAGCTTGCAGGCGGAGTAGTGAGGAGTGTCCCCAGCTTCACAGACTTGCTACACCGGACGATAGCCCAGACGAAGACGAGCAGTCACAACATTGTGCCTGCGAATCTTCAGTCCATGCCGGCGATACTTGGGAGGTGATTGACGGAAGTGGTCGTAGTGCTAAATGAAAACACTCTGCGTCCGTTCTGAGTCCCTACGTTGGAGTGTAGTGAGATGAGCGGCTTTATGGATCGTCTTTTTGTAACAGCGGAGAGATGGTCTAGCATTAGCAGGAGGAGGTAGTCTGCAGGCATGTTTCGCGATGAGGTCCACAGTGTCATTGGATGTAATACTAACATGCGAAGGAATCCATAGGGACGTAACGATGAGGGAGTTATCAAAAGCTAACACTAACTGCTGTAATATTGTTGAACTACATCAGAGCACGTGGGTTGTGGAGATAAAAGGGCTAGAAGGGCAGGCTGAGAGTCACAGATGACAACACCATTCAGTCTTCCCTGAAGTAAGAGACGAACGGCTTCCAGAATCCCGCGTAACTCACAGTAGGTTGAACTTGATGAGTTGCATAGTCTGTGGCCGACCCAGCCTCCCGTAGGTGGGTACACATCAGGAGAGTAAACGGCGTACCCCGCGCTGCCATCAGCCTGCAGGGATCCGTCGACATAGAGATGATTTGCAGCAGGAACCATGGAAGACACTTTGTTGATATTTTCTAAGGCCAGTTGTTtttgcaagagaaaaaaaagtactggGGTAAGAAAAGGAGATATAAATAATGTAACAAACACGTGTATAAAACAGTTCatcctcatttattttatttctttcttcacaAATCaaaagtgcacacacacacacacacacacacacacacacacacacacacacacacacacacacacacacacacacacacacacacgaatgactttttttcttcttttacaggcAACTCGTGACAATGACAAGACTTACGACACTTACTCGTAACTAATTTAAATCGTTAAGTAAAAAGTTATTCATTAGAggcatatactttttttttttttactgtgtgtgtgtgtgtgtgtgtgtgtgtgtgtgtgtgtgtgtgtgtgtgtgtgtgtgtgtgtcaaatgtgCTGGttatgttcatttatttttttatacttctgagagagagagagagagagagagagagagagagagagagagagagagggcacagaaaggggaggtcagaaaaagaaaaaaaaaacgagaaaaggtcAGGAGGCAACGAGACAAAACATATTCAAGCAgtgtgaatgttgttgttgttgttgttgttgagtaccAATCACCACAAATACTTCAAAtcgtcgtgttgttgttgttgttgttgttcagttCCTCTTCAGTGTGGTGCAGATGAACTTCCGAGCATCCGTATCCCTTTCTTGTCTCTGCAGGAGCTTCATAGGGGTTTCAGGCGGCTTCTGCAGAGGTCCTAGTTACGCCAGGCACTCAAGTCCACCTGAGGAATGCTGAAGCTGTTGCAGGGGCGAGGGCGGTTGCTgcaggggaaggaatggaagaggatgagATTACGGCGGTTTGGGGACAGATTTGAAGTGAAACGAAAATGGGTTCAATATTATCAAGGAAGAAAGTGATTGTTtcatgcttctactactactactactactactactactactactactactactactactactactgttgcttattctccttcaattcctacttcttctcctcctcctcctcctcctcctcctccctattactactactactactactactactactactactactactactattaccactaccgctaccaccactactactacaactactgctactgtcctcctccttatcctcctcctcctccttctcttcacgtGTAGcgcagctgacttgcctgatgggtaaGTCaaccataactcactctgcgaggggggtaTCTCTTTGATTGACTGGTTATGGAGTTGTTCTCCCGTCtcactggtcgcgggttcgatccccggcgccggcaaaacctttccttggattaatttctcgtgtgttttgttacacgcagaggtcgtgtgggagtgtagtgaagagaaaattctggcaccccgccacctcctcctcctccatctcatcatcctcatcctcatccttgacACTCACAAGCGGTGTGTGGGCAGCTGGAAGGCGAGGGGCTGTACGGCGGCCAGTTCCGAGTTGTCACAGAGAATGCGAGCCCAGGAGGTGCGGCGGACCTGGTTCAGTTGGGCTGCAAGACACACATAAGCACACACACGTTAAAAAAGTGATTAAAAGCAACAGGTCTAAGCCGTTACCTACAGCAGGACATCCTAAACTGACGTGGGCTAAGCATAATTACACGAATACACTAAATAATGAGCTAGATTATGAGCGCAAAGTCTAAATATAGGAAAATTGTCACTCGGTAGATAACTCAAACAAATAATCATGTAGTATTTTTTGTGCGACACCAACAAAGAAACATGTAGAGAAACGAATGACATATACTTTCATAATTTTTTGTTTAATAAAAATATCAGAATGAAGGTAAGGAACAAACTATTGAAAACGAAAggacatgaaataaaaaaaaatatatatatatatatatatatatatatatatatatatatatatatatatatatatatatatatatatatatatatatatatatatatatatatatataagagaagcAAGTGAAGGGACAAAATATGAGAAACGGAAGGACGTGGAATATATAAGCAAAATGAAAACtgtcaaacaaaaaaaagacaagcaagaaaaaaataagactaaaaaGAACGGAATAGAAATGCAACAGGCAAGAAATAGAAATGCAACAGGCAAGTGAGAGCCAAAGAAACTCAAAAATAACAAAATGAGCCgtgccaaaaaataaataaaaatatcaagaGGATTGGTGCCCTTACGCTCCGTGAAAGACCCCGCCTGTCCTCCGAGGTCGTAGAAGAATCTGTCGCCCTTTTTGAGCCGCGCGAACTGGTCCCCGACGAGGCACGTGAAAGTCCAGCCCAGCAGACTCCTCCTCAGGGGAGTCTCGGACATTCCACCCACGAAGAGGTCGATGTCGTCCACGCTCCTGTACAGACTTTGGAGGCGCTGGATAATCTGGAGGGGACGGAGCCGAAGAGCTTATGGTTAGTCTTTGGTCGGTATTATGGAACGTACCGagctaaccgggttttcatggatgACATTTCCCGTTCAGGGTGGAGAGTCGAAAACTCGTGTaacgatcacaaaacagtccatgaaaatcccagcaacttccatgagaggcttttcaaacaggcgaactgaagaacccatacgtttaagaatacgggctttttACTTCATTATCCTTCTGCTTAGGGGTTTACTTTTacgcccgtattctcagacgctttcggttcacagcaaatatttccaaaggccacaaaggagattagtcgggttcagtgtttttttctgtttactcACGCGTGGGATGATCTGGTCCTGGAGGTCGGCGAAGTCCCTGGCGCGACGCAGGCCACACACCTCCCTGATGGAGTTGTAGGTGGCGATGCCGTGGTCACGTCCGCGGTGGATGTTCAGACTCATCAGGTCCATACCGAAGCGGAACTCTGGCGTCTggtgggagggaaaagagaacgattgaaggaaagaaaggaaatagcaaagaaaaaaaaatgtaaagaagaaacgggaaagaaaacaaaaacaaatggagataaaaaagcaTAGAAAATATgctgaaaggaaaatagaaaaaaaaaataaatgaaggaaaaaaaggaaaaaatgcaaaaaagagaaaagaagagtagaagaagagagataaaagccGAAAGAAGTCGTCTCACCTGGAAGAGATGGTTGGACAGGTCTGAGGTCACGAAGTTATCGAAGGTCTGGGAGGGGAATTGGACGAGACTGCGGACCAAGTCATCGAAGCGGCCCTCGTTCTGGATGAGGTGCGGGGAGTTGAAGTTGTTCCTGAGCTGCACCGTGCTGACTTGGCCGTTCTGGGAGAAGAGACTGCAAGGAGGAAATCAAAGTCTCATTAGGGGGAGGGATGCTGAGGGTGTTTGGAGTATATGTAATGTAGTATGAGTATATGAATTACGACTATGTGAGACGAGGAGTTTTTAAGTGGAAGACATCagcagacatacacacaaacagacagacgcagacaaaggaaacacacacatctGCTCATTAACTCACATTCTTAGAACCATAAACCATTACCAAGGACCTAATATTTCATCCCCATTACTATGTCCTCCTAAAGTCCTTACGCCAGGGTTCCTTGCACCAGGGAATGACCGAAGCGGAAGGCAGCCGTCGAAAACTCGTTGTTCATGTTGGGGTTGATGGTCGGGTTGTAGTCGTTGCTGAAGCCGCGACGACGAACTGTGAGCCCGAAGGCGCGCACAAACCTCGGACCTGAAAGTGAGAAGGTTATACAATAATCTGAGGTGAAGTATAAAAATAAAACGTGCCAGTGTGCCAAGGAGACTGGGTAAAGCAGAAAGCATACATCATGTTCTCCCAAACCTAGTGCCTGAATGTgagaaagtaatataatagtCTGAGATGGAGAAGTGTAAAGAGAAAACGTTCCAGTGTGTCAAGGAAAATGGATAAAGCAGAAAACATCCACCACGCCTTCCTTCCTAGTCTTGCTTTTCGTCACCCCCCGCGGCTAGGCCCCGACCACTCACCCACGATGATGGGGAGCCACTCGTTGAAGGTGATGTGCTGGATCTCGCCCACCACGATGCGCCGCGCCTCATGGAACACCTTCTCGTCGTTCCACTGCGGGTTGATCCTCTGCAGCGCGGTGGCGACGCGGTTGTGTTCGCGCATCCACAGCGTGTGTATGACGGTGAGGGTCGGCTGCTCGTTGACTCGTGAGTCTCCTggcaggggtggaagggaggagcgttggaaggagaaataataaatgaattaAATAATATTGTGACTCCCATAtataaaggggaaaggaaggcactacgttggaaggagagaaaataattgaAGTAATAACGTGAGTCCCGTagatgtaaaggaaaggaagggacgttgGATACTTCTCGGGAAGCAAATTCAGCCAGTAACTCTTCACCTGCAAGGAAGCACTTTGCGTTGCGGAGCCCGGCCTCGCACCCCCTGCCCTGGTTGGGGTTGAACGGCAGCATGTTGCCGGCAGAGGTGGAGAGCAGGCCGTTCTGCATGGTTCTGAGGGCGCGTTGCATCGCAATTGTCGATCCGTACACCATGGAGCCGTCGATCCAGTGGGTCAGCTGGTTCAACTGGTGCGAGAGTAAAGACACTTCAGCTACGATTGTGATGCCACTGGTCTAAGGTCTGAAGAACACCAAAACCTCTTATCATATGCTGTGGCTCAATTTCTcagcgaaacacacacaaaaaatggatTCTAAAACAAATAAGCATTACATTTGCTTGTAGCTCTTACCTGTTCTGCAAATCCAAAAGTACACGCCCTGCCAGGACCGACAGCCAACATGCTCCTGACGAAGTTCATGCAAGTCCTGCCGAACTGCGAGTAAAACCTGTCCCCGGTGAGGTCAATGGGCATGCAGCGAGGGTGCTTTGGGAAGTTGGGATCGCTGGAGCAGCACTCGATGCCTTCATTGTTAGCTGCGAGGATGAGAGTAATGAGAGGATGCCTTCAGGATACTAAAATTTATGTGCTCCAATTGCTCACTCCTGAAGGCTAAACGCTGATGCGGGGAGTGTGAGATGGGATGGTGTCTCCGGATCCTTCATGAAGATTGTAAGTAAAAACTCAGCGCAGTattcatctaacttttttttcagtCCCCAGGTATGATTTGAACATTGCCTTCGCGGACCATTTGCAAACCACTTGAAAACATATACCAAGATCTGTGCGCCTCCCACCATTTAGCATGTCTAGTTATCAATATTCATGAAGAAGTTGTCAACTCAATTAACCAGGCCATAGTGACCCTGGCCTTGGCCGTGACCTGTACCATGAACCGCAGTCAATATTTTGGATTGGCCATCATCAGTCCCACGGTCTCGCATACATTCTTAAGACAAGAAGTATCAAACGAGGATGAAGTAACACAAGACtcacgaagggaagggaatgggatgtgCGCGAAGTCGTGGTCCATGAACTGCGCCCATTGCATCACCGACAGCGTGAAGGTCGCGTCGGGCTTGTCAATGTCAACTAGGATGGTGCTGCTGATGTTACGCGGGTTAGGCAGCCTCGAGCCGTCCCTTGCGAGGGTGCGGAACGCTACCAGACCTGAggacatgaagggaggaggagacctGTTACTGTGCCTTCAAATGTTCCCTTCCATACAtactgacagacacacagattaaatagacagacagatagatagatagatagatagataggtagatggatggacagaaggaagggcagaggaaatggagaacaggggaaggaggagaggcaaaaaataatataacaggagagaaacaaagacacacacatacgtacatacaaacagaaacaaagaacaacaaaagCATAGATAGaactacatacatatacacaaacagacaaacgaagCGAACAGAAaaacatagataaatatagacaaacaaagagacaaacaaacagaccgaCCGAGAGAAAAGTAATCCATCCACAGAACCACAAAAGAGAAAAAACTCAAACAGCGACAAAGAAACCCAAGACTAAAAATTCATgaaaaaagatacacaaaaacaagacaaaaagataAAGTAGCCTTTTCAAACACCCACAAAAATAAACTCAAGCAACGACATTGGAACACAGGATTCTAACAACACAAcccaaaacaaaacgaaacaaaccCGAAAATATCAACATCCCGCCCCTCACCGTCATCATAAGTGGGCGGGAGGACCCTCTGGGCAGGGGTGTTGCTCTTGCCCCACTCCGGGTTGGCCTGGTTGTTGCAGGAGCCGTCGGCAGTGCGGAACTTGGAGCTCGGGTTTCCGCAACTCACCGCCGTGGGACACTGATCTCGCAGCGGCGACTCGGACACAAGCACATTCCGGAGCCCCAGGCCACTTGCACGAGGAGCGAGGTTGAGgctgaagaggtggagaaggttaGATAGTAATTACTGTAGTATAGTGGTGGTAATAGAAGAAGACAAACTGTTGACGTGTGTGTGGTTAGTCAACGTCCGGCATTCCTTGTTACTGCACATTCATCCTTCCTTTGAGGGGCGTTATATACCTACTTGAAATGGTTGGGAAGATATGCAACTTTCGTGATAGTGAAGAAAAGCGGCTAAGATTTTATTTGCAAGTGATTCTCCCCTCAAGTCATCTGTCATCCTTTTGTTTTTCATCTCATCTTCTCTTCACTACACCTCTCCCCTCGTCTTCACTCTGTCTGCCCGTTCCTccgtgcttccttcctttccttccagcctatctttatcctttattttcttacctacctctttcctttccctccttcggcttctccaccaccaccgaaCCACCGCCAATATCTCCACCCCACTCATTAGctcatctttccttcttaccttccctccctttcatttcccttgattcttcttacctccattcatctttccctttcatcatctccctctcctctccccttcctccttgtccctctGCAGTGATCTatatccttccttaccttctacttttccctccccttctcatgcagttcctccctccaccaccagccatcctgaccacaaccaccagtccatcactaccaccaccacctccagcgccCAATACTCACTCGCCCATCACGGAGGTGGAGGCTTGCACGATGGCCCAGGCCCTCTTGTCCATGTTCCTCGCGCCCTGGCTGATGCGTGACTGGTGCAGATGACCCGACGCCGGTGTTCCCCTCCTCACGAATCTGTTCTCCCTGGTAATGGCACAAGTGT
The nucleotide sequence above comes from Eriocheir sinensis breed Jianghai 21 chromosome 17, ASM2467909v1, whole genome shotgun sequence. Encoded proteins:
- the LOC126999865 gene encoding chorion peroxidase-like isoform X27; its protein translation is MKAFLMVAAVVGVVAGQIKFPGGKPGGGGGACDCQPISVCAISFDSVQANCQLGDGSEGVCCPQESADAAAARPAASAGAEAGMVNVNVRTQFTEPLVPVSQSELATASQAGTSAVSSLATLEQSMVQENRFVRRGTPASGHLHQSRISQGARNMDKRAWAIVQASTSVMGDLNLAPRASGLGLRNVLVSESPLRDQCPTAVSCGNPSSKFRTADGSCNNQANPEWGKSNTPAQRVLPPTYDDGLVAFRTLARDGSRLPNPRNISSTILVDIDKPDATFTLSVMQWAQFMDHDFAHIPFPSLPNNEGIECCSSDPNFPKHPRCMPIDLTGDRFYSQFGRTCMNFVRSMLAVGPGRACTFGFAEQLNQLTHWIDGSMVYGSTIAMQRALRTMQNGLLSTSAGNMLPFNPNQGRGCEAGLRNAKCFLAGDSRVNEQPTLTVIHTLWMREHNRVATALQRINPQWNDEKVFHEARRIVVGEIQHITFNEWLPIIVGPRFVRAFGLTVRRRGFSNDYNPTINPNMNNEFSTAAFRFGHSLVQGTLALFSQNGQVSTVQLRNNFNSPHLIQNEGRFDDLVRSLVQFPSQTFDNFVTSDLSNHLFQTPEFRFGMDLMSLNIHRGRDHGIATYNSIREVCGLRRARDFADLQDQIIPRIIQRLQSLYRSVDDIDLFVGGMSETPLRRSLLGWTFTCLVGDQFARLKKGDRFFYDLGGQAGSFTEPQLNQVRRTSWARILCDNSELAAVQPLAFQLPTHRFNRPRPCNSFSIPQVDLSAWRN
- the LOC126999865 gene encoding peroxidase-like isoform X2 — its product is MKAFLMVAAVVGVVAGQIKFPGECVCMFVQVCGKPGGGGGACDCQPISVCAISFDSVQANCQLGDGSEGVCCPQESADAAAARPAASAGAEAGMVNVNVRTQFTEPLVPVSQSELATASQAGTSAVSSLATLEQSMVQENRFVRRGTPASGHLHQSRISQGARNMDKRAWAIVQASTSVMGDLNLAPRASGLGLRNVLVSESPLRDQCPTAVSCGNPSSKFRTADGSCNNQANPEWGKSNTPAQRVLPPTYDDGLVAFRTLARDGSRLPNPRNISSTILVDIDKPDATFTLSVMQWAQFMDHDFAHIPFPSLPNNEGIECCSSDPNFPKHPRCMPIDLTGDRFYSQFGRTCMNFVRSMLAVGPGRACTFGFAEQLNQLTHWIDGSMVYGSTIAMQRALRTMQNGLLSTSAGNMLPFNPNQGRGCEAGLRNAKCFLAGDSRVNEQPTLTVIHTLWMREHNRVATALQRINPQWNDEKVFHEARRIVVGEIQHITFNEWLPIIVGPRFVRAFGLTVRRRGFSNDYNPTINPNMNNEFSTAAFRFGHSLVQGTLALFSQNGQVSTVQLRNNFNSPHLIQNEGRFDDLVRSLVQFPSQTFDNFVTSDLSNHLFQTPEFRFGMDLMSLNIHRGRDHGIATYNSIREVCGLRRARDFADLQDQIIPRIIQRLQSLYRSVDDIDLFVGGMSETPLRRSLLGWTFTCLVGDQFARLKKGDRFFYDLGGQAGSFTEPQLNQVRRTSWARILCDNSELAAVQPLAFQLPTHRFNRPRPCNSFSIPQVDLSAWRN
- the LOC126999865 gene encoding peroxidase-like isoform X5, which translates into the protein MKAFLMVAAVVGVVAGQIKFPGECVCMFVQVCGKPGGGGGACDCQPISVCAISFDSVQANCQLGDGSEGVCCPQESADAAAARPAASAGAEAGMVNVNVRTQFTEPLVPVSQSELATASQAGTSAVSSLATLEQSMVQENRFVRRGTPASGHLHQSRISQGARNMDKRAWAIVQASTSVMGDLNLAPRASGLGLRNVLVSESPLRDQCPTAVSCGNPSSKFRTADGSCNNQANPEWGKSNTPAQRVLPPTYDDGLVAFRTLARDGSRLPNPRNISSTILVDIDKPDATFTLSVMQWAQFMDHDFAHIPFPSLPNNEGIECCSSDPNFPKHPRCMPIDLTGDRFYSQFGRTCMNFVRSMLAVGPGRACTFGFAEQLNQLTHWIDGSMVYGSTIAMQRALRTMQNGLLSTSAGNMLPFNPNQGRGCEAGLRNAKCFLAGDSRVNEQPTLTVIHTLWMREHNRVATALQRINPQWNDEKVFHEARRIVVGEIQHITFNEWLPIIVGPRFVRAFGLTVRRRGFSNDYNPTINPNMNNEFSTAAFRFGHSLVQGTLALFSQNGQVSTVQLRNNFNSPHLIQNEGRFDDLVRSLVQFPSQTFDNFVTSDLSNHLFQTPEFRFGMDLMSLNIHRGRDHGIATYNSIREVCGLRRARDFADLQDQIIPRIIQRLQSLYRSVDDIDLFVGGMSETPLRRSLLGWTFTCLVGDQFARLKKGDRFFYDLGGQAGSFTEPQLNQVRRTSWARILCDNSELAAVQPLAFQLPTHRFNRPRPCNSFSIPQVDLSAWRN
- the LOC126999865 gene encoding peroxidase-like isoform X9, whose product is MKAFLMVAAVVGVVAGQIKFPGECVCMFVQVCGKPGGGGGACDCQPISVCAISFDSVQANCQLGDGSEGVCCPQESADAAAARPAASAGAEAGMVNVNVRTQFTEPLVPVSQSELATASQAGTSAVSSLATLEQSMVQENRFVRRGTPASGHLHQSRISQGARNMDKRAWAIVQASTSVMGDLNLAPRASGLGLRNVLVSESPLRDQCPTAVSCGNPSSKFRTADGSCNNQANPEWGKSNTPAQRVLPPTYDDGLVAFRTLARDGSRLPNPRNISSTILVDIDKPDATFTLSVMQWAQFMDHDFAHIPFPSLPNNEGIECCSSDPNFPKHPRCMPIDLTGDRFYSQFGRTCMNFVRSMLAVGPGRACTFGFAEQLNQLTHWIDGSMVYGSTIAMQRALRTMQNGLLSTSAGNMLPFNPNQGRGCEAGLRNAKCFLAGDSRVNEQPTLTVIHTLWMREHNRVATALQRINPQWNDEKVFHEARRIVVGEIQHITFNEWLPIIVGPRFVRAFGLTVRRRGFSNDYNPTINPNMNNEFSTAAFRFGHSLVQGTLALFSQNGQVSTVQLRNNFNSPHLIQNEGRFDDLVRSLVQFPSQTFDNFVTSDLSNHLFQTPEFRFGMDLMSLNIHRGRDHGIATYNSIREVCGLRRARDFADLQDQIIPRIIQRLQSLYRSVDDIDLFVGGMSETPLRRSLLGWTFTCLVGDQFARLKKGDRFFYDLGGQAGSFTEPQLNQVRRTSWARILCDNSELAAVQPLAFQLPTHRFNRPRPCNSFSIPQVDLSAWRN
- the LOC126999865 gene encoding peroxidase-like isoform X6; translation: MKAFLMVAAVVGVVAGQIKFPGECVCMFVQVCGKPGGGGGACDCQPISVCAISFDSVQANCQLGDGSEGVCCPQESADAAAARPAASAGAEAGMVNVNVRTQFTEPLVPVSQSELATASQAGTSAVSSLATLEQSMVQENRFVRRGTPASGHLHQSRISQGARNMDKRAWAIVQASTSVMGDLNLAPRASGLGLRNVLVSESPLRDQCPTAVSCGNPSSKFRTADGSCNNQANPEWGKSNTPAQRVLPPTYDDGLVAFRTLARDGSRLPNPRNISSTILVDIDKPDATFTLSVMQWAQFMDHDFAHIPFPSLPNNEGIECCSSDPNFPKHPRCMPIDLTGDRFYSQFGRTCMNFVRSMLAVGPGRACTFGFAEQLNQLTHWIDGSMVYGSTIAMQRALRTMQNGLLSTSAGNMLPFNPNQGRGCEAGLRNAKCFLAGDSRVNEQPTLTVIHTLWMREHNRVATALQRINPQWNDEKVFHEARRIVVGEIQHITFNEWLPIIVGPRFVRAFGLTVRRRGFSNDYNPTINPNMNNEFSTAAFRFGHSLVQGTLALFSQNGQVSTVQLRNNFNSPHLIQNEGRFDDLVRSLVQFPSQTFDNFVTSDLSNHLFQTPEFRFGMDLMSLNIHRGRDHGIATYNSIREVCGLRRARDFADLQDQIIPRIIQRLQSLYRSVDDIDLFVGGMSETPLRRSLLGWTFTCLVGDQFARLKKGDRFFYDLGGQAGSFTEPQLNQVRRTSWARILCDNSELAAVQPLAFQLPTHRFNRPRPCNSFSIPQVDLSAWRN
- the LOC126999865 gene encoding peroxidase-like isoform X8 — its product is MKAFLMVAAVVGVVAGQIKFPGECVCMFVQVCGKPGGGGGACDCQPISVCAISFDSVQANCQLGDGSEGVCCPQESADAAAARPAASAGAEAGMVNVNVRTQFTEPLVPVSQSELATASQAGTSAVSSLATLEQSMVQENRFVRRGTPASGHLHQSRISQGARNMDKRAWAIVQASTSVMGDLNLAPRASGLGLRNVLVSESPLRDQCPTAVSCGNPSSKFRTADGSCNNQANPEWGKSNTPAQRVLPPTYDDGLVAFRTLARDGSRLPNPRNISSTILVDIDKPDATFTLSVMQWAQFMDHDFAHIPFPSLPNNEGIECCSSDPNFPKHPRCMPIDLTGDRFYSQFGRTCMNFVRSMLAVGPGRACTFGFAEQLNQLTHWIDGSMVYGSTIAMQRALRTMQNGLLSTSAGNMLPFNPNQGRGCEAGLRNAKCFLAGDSRVNEQPTLTVIHTLWMREHNRVATALQRINPQWNDEKVFHEARRIVVGEIQHITFNEWLPIIVGPRFVRAFGLTVRRRGFSNDYNPTINPNMNNEFSTAAFRFGHSLVQGTLALFSQNGQVSTVQLRNNFNSPHLIQNEGRFDDLVRSLVQFPSQTFDNFVTSDLSNHLFQTPEFRFGMDLMSLNIHRGRDHGIATYNSIREVCGLRRARDFADLQDQIIPRIIQRLQSLYRSVDDIDLFVGGMSETPLRRSLLGWTFTCLVGDQFARLKKGDRFFYDLGGQAGSFTEPQLNQVRRTSWARILCDNSELAAVQPLAFQLPTHRFNRPRPCNSFSIPQVDLSAWRN
- the LOC126999865 gene encoding peroxidase-like isoform X11 translates to MKAFLMVAAVVGVVAGQIKFPGECVCMFVQVCGKPGGGGGACDCQPISVCAISFDSVQANCQLGDGSEGVCCPQESADAAAARPAASAGAEAGMVNVNVRTQFTEPLVPVSQSELATASQAGTSAVSSLATLEQSMVQENRFVRRGTPASGHLHQSRISQGARNMDKRAWAIVQASTSVMGDLNLAPRASGLGLRNVLVSESPLRDQCPTAVSCGNPSSKFRTADGSCNNQANPEWGKSNTPAQRVLPPTYDDGLVAFRTLARDGSRLPNPRNISSTILVDIDKPDATFTLSVMQWAQFMDHDFAHIPFPSLPNNEGIECCSSDPNFPKHPRCMPIDLTGDRFYSQFGRTCMNFVRSMLAVGPGRACTFGFAEQLNQLTHWIDGSMVYGSTIAMQRALRTMQNGLLSTSAGNMLPFNPNQGRGCEAGLRNAKCFLAGDSRVNEQPTLTVIHTLWMREHNRVATALQRINPQWNDEKVFHEARRIVVGEIQHITFNEWLPIIVGPRFVRAFGLTVRRRGFSNDYNPTINPNMNNEFSTAAFRFGHSLVQGTLALFSQNGQVSTVQLRNNFNSPHLIQNEGRFDDLVRSLVQFPSQTFDNFVTSDLSNHLFQTPEFRFGMDLMSLNIHRGRDHGIATYNSIREVCGLRRARDFADLQDQIIPRIIQRLQSLYRSVDDIDLFVGGMSETPLRRSLLGWTFTCLVGDQFARLKKGDRFFYDLGGQAGSFTEPQLNQVRRTSWARILCDNSELAAVQPLAFQLPTHRFNRPRPCNSFSIPQVDLSAWRN